A portion of the Acanthopagrus latus isolate v.2019 chromosome 21, fAcaLat1.1, whole genome shotgun sequence genome contains these proteins:
- the nr2f6a gene encoding nuclear receptor subfamily 2 group F member 6a isoform X1 has product MAMVSGGWGDPNGGTNGLGDKSYLRGDEEDGSPQAGGSDMEAGDDDKACVVDCVVCGDKSSGKHYGVFTCEGCKSFFKRSVRRNLSYTCRSNRECQIDQHHRNQCQYCRLKKCFRVGMRKEAVQRGRIPPQPSLSPSITPIGGASGLGGEFYNNNNNGGSGGGQPVSELISQLLRAEPYPSSRFGHQYNQQAGPDNAMGIDNICELAARLLFSTVEWARSIPYFPELPVSDQVALLRLSWSELFILNAAQSALPLHMAPLLAAAGFHSSPMSAERVVSFMDQVRVFQDQVDKLTRLQVDSAEYSCLKAIALFSPDACGLTDPVHVESLQEKAQVALTEYERMQYPSQPQRFGRLLLRLPALRAVPANLISQLFFMRLVGKTPIETLIRDMQLSGSSISWPYVPGQ; this is encoded by the exons ATGGCCATGGTGAGCGGGGGCTGGGGAGATCCCAACGGGGGCACCAACGGGCTGGGGGACAAGAGCTACCTGAGGGGGGACGAGGAGGACGGCTCACCCCAGGCGGGGGGCAGCGACATGGAAGCCGGCGATGATGACAAGGCTTGCGTGGTGGACTGTGTGGTGTGCGGGGACAAGTCCAGCGGGAAACACTATGGTGTCTTCACGTGCGAGGGCTGCAAGAGCTTCTTCAAGAGGAGCGTCAGACGGAACCTCAGCTACACATGCAG GTCTAACAGAGAGTGTCAGATTGACCAGCACCACAGGAACCAGTGCCAGTATTGTCGACTGAAGAAATGCTTCCGTGTTGGCATGCGCAAAGAAG CAGTTCAACGCGGTCGCATCCCACCACAGCCGAGCCTCAGCCCCTCCATCACGCCCATAGGTGGCGCCAGCGGCCTTGGAGGCGAGTtctacaataacaacaacaacggaGGAAGTGGTGGAGGTCAGCCAGTGTCCGAGCTCATTTCCCAGCTGCTGCGAGCCGAACCGTACCCCAGCAGTCGCTTTGGACACCAGTACAACCAACAGGCCGGTCCGGATAATGCCATGGGGATCGATAATATCTGCGAGCTGGCTGCCAGGCTACTTTTCAGCACTGTGGAGTGGGCCAGAAGCATCCCTTATTTCCCTGAGCTGCCTGTGTCAGACCAG gTGGCCCTGCTGAGGCTGAGCTGGAGTGAGCTGTTCATCCTAAACGCGGCCCAGTCGGCCCTGCCGCTCCACATGGCCCCCCTGCTGGCCGCAGCTGGCTTCCACTCCTCACCCATGTCCGCCGAGCGTGTGGTGTCCTTCATGGACCAGGTGAGGGTGTTCCAGGACCAGGTCGACAAACTGACGAGGCTGCAGGTGGACTCAGCGGAGTACAGCTGTCTGAAGGCCATCGCACTCTTCTCACCAG acGCCTGTGGTCTAACAGACCCAGTCCATGTGGAGTCTCTGCAGGAGAAGGCTCAGGTGGCCCTGACGGAGTATGAGAGGATGCAGTACCCAAGTCAGCCTCAGCGCTTTGGACGCCTGCTCCTGCGCCTGCCCGCCCTGCGCGCCGTTCCCGCCAACCTCATCTCGCAGCTCTTCTTCATGCGCCTGGTAGGAAAGACACCCATTGAGACGCTGATCCGTGACATGCAGCTCTCCGGAAGCTCAATCAGCTGGCCGTATGTCCCAGGACAGTAG
- the nr2f6a gene encoding nuclear receptor subfamily 2 group F member 6a isoform X2 has translation MAMVSGGWGDPNGGTNGLGDKSYLRGDEEDGSPQAGGSDMEAGDDDKACVVDCVVCGDKSSGKHYGVFTCEGCKSFFKRSVRRNLSYTCRSNRECQIDQHHRNQCQYCRLKKCFRVGMRKEVQRGRIPPQPSLSPSITPIGGASGLGGEFYNNNNNGGSGGGQPVSELISQLLRAEPYPSSRFGHQYNQQAGPDNAMGIDNICELAARLLFSTVEWARSIPYFPELPVSDQVALLRLSWSELFILNAAQSALPLHMAPLLAAAGFHSSPMSAERVVSFMDQVRVFQDQVDKLTRLQVDSAEYSCLKAIALFSPDACGLTDPVHVESLQEKAQVALTEYERMQYPSQPQRFGRLLLRLPALRAVPANLISQLFFMRLVGKTPIETLIRDMQLSGSSISWPYVPGQ, from the exons ATGGCCATGGTGAGCGGGGGCTGGGGAGATCCCAACGGGGGCACCAACGGGCTGGGGGACAAGAGCTACCTGAGGGGGGACGAGGAGGACGGCTCACCCCAGGCGGGGGGCAGCGACATGGAAGCCGGCGATGATGACAAGGCTTGCGTGGTGGACTGTGTGGTGTGCGGGGACAAGTCCAGCGGGAAACACTATGGTGTCTTCACGTGCGAGGGCTGCAAGAGCTTCTTCAAGAGGAGCGTCAGACGGAACCTCAGCTACACATGCAG GTCTAACAGAGAGTGTCAGATTGACCAGCACCACAGGAACCAGTGCCAGTATTGTCGACTGAAGAAATGCTTCCGTGTTGGCATGCGCAAAGAAG TTCAACGCGGTCGCATCCCACCACAGCCGAGCCTCAGCCCCTCCATCACGCCCATAGGTGGCGCCAGCGGCCTTGGAGGCGAGTtctacaataacaacaacaacggaGGAAGTGGTGGAGGTCAGCCAGTGTCCGAGCTCATTTCCCAGCTGCTGCGAGCCGAACCGTACCCCAGCAGTCGCTTTGGACACCAGTACAACCAACAGGCCGGTCCGGATAATGCCATGGGGATCGATAATATCTGCGAGCTGGCTGCCAGGCTACTTTTCAGCACTGTGGAGTGGGCCAGAAGCATCCCTTATTTCCCTGAGCTGCCTGTGTCAGACCAG gTGGCCCTGCTGAGGCTGAGCTGGAGTGAGCTGTTCATCCTAAACGCGGCCCAGTCGGCCCTGCCGCTCCACATGGCCCCCCTGCTGGCCGCAGCTGGCTTCCACTCCTCACCCATGTCCGCCGAGCGTGTGGTGTCCTTCATGGACCAGGTGAGGGTGTTCCAGGACCAGGTCGACAAACTGACGAGGCTGCAGGTGGACTCAGCGGAGTACAGCTGTCTGAAGGCCATCGCACTCTTCTCACCAG acGCCTGTGGTCTAACAGACCCAGTCCATGTGGAGTCTCTGCAGGAGAAGGCTCAGGTGGCCCTGACGGAGTATGAGAGGATGCAGTACCCAAGTCAGCCTCAGCGCTTTGGACGCCTGCTCCTGCGCCTGCCCGCCCTGCGCGCCGTTCCCGCCAACCTCATCTCGCAGCTCTTCTTCATGCGCCTGGTAGGAAAGACACCCATTGAGACGCTGATCCGTGACATGCAGCTCTCCGGAAGCTCAATCAGCTGGCCGTATGTCCCAGGACAGTAG
- the plvapa gene encoding plasmalemma vesicle associated protein a: MYSSGYSQVSKYSPQAQKKMQYRSKGKSCGYYMRIVFFFSSLIQSLIIVSLVLFLIYGKKQDSASTSRILDLEESFSRLSIENVALRHQRKNLTTLLNSTLTEKARNDWDLVKLRHFSNISMAVIQDLDRKLLRARLELVESNFTQTVQRMRMEVDQTAKERDNLNLEAIRLRRDKSTHEKEVQIYRQRCKEDFAQSLSGVSNVTIAFLLKIDSLFPSHIPFQLTCTKQKELLEQIRTNCSSLSREVEDKFQRYLNNVGDQVSRIQSENSRLKAENWRLSDDYRWCSQNRTDLIKVNKQNLEKLQSQHDVEKERLLMDKMRLNGDIQVLENSVNYKNKEVEHIREQLKQLNITCMAKVRKQGP; encoded by the exons ATGTATAGCAGCGGCTATTCCCAGGTCTCCAAGTACAGCCCACAGGCCCAAAAGAAGATGCAGTACCGGTCAAAGGGCAAGAGCTGTGGCTACTATATGCGcatcgtcttcttcttctcctcgctcATTCAGTCTCTTATCATAGTCAGCCTGGTGCTCTTTCTGATCTATGGCAAGAAGCAGGACTCTGCGTCCACGTCGCGCATCCTGGACCTGGAGGAGAGCTTCAGCCGACTCTCCATCGAGAACGTCGCCTTGAGGCACCAGAGGAAGAATCTGACCACCTTACTCAACTCCACACTGACTGAAAAGGCCCGTAATGACTGGGACCTGGTCAAGCTGCGCCACTTCTCCAACATCTCAATGGCTGTGATCCAAGACCTCGACAGGAAGCTG CTGAGGGCCAGGCTTGAGCTTGTGGAGTCCAACTTCACACAAACAGTacagaggatgaggatggaAGTGGACCAGACCGCCAAAGAAAGGGACAACCTTAACTTGGAGGCTATCCGTCTGAGGAGGGACAAATCCACACATGAGAAGGAGGTGCAGATCTATAGACAAAGATGCAAAGAAGACTTTGCCCAGTCCCTGAGTGGTGTTTCCAACGTTACCATAGCTTTTCTACTGAAGATCGATTCCCTCTTCCCGTCACACATCCCCTTCCAGCTCACCtgtacaaaacagaaagaactTCTGGAGCAGATCCGCACCAATTGCAGCAGCCTTTCTAGAGAGGTGGAGGACAAGTTCCAGCGTTACCTGAACAATGTGGGTGATCAGGTATCACGCATCCAGAGTGAGAACAGCCGCTTGAAAGCAGAGAACTGGCGACTGTCTGATGACTACCGCTGGTGCAGCCAGAACCGCACGGATCTGATCAAGGTCAACAAACAGAACTTAGAAAAGCTTCAGTCACAACACGatgtggagaaggagagactcCTGATGGACAAGATGAGGCTAAATGGAGACATACAAGTCCTGGAAAACAGCGTCAACTATAAGAATAAAGAGGTCGAACACATTCGAGAGCAACTCAAGCAGCTTAATATAACCTGTATGGCCAAGGTAAGAAAACAAGGGCCGTGA